Proteins encoded within one genomic window of Methanothrix harundinacea 6Ac:
- a CDS encoding fasciclin domain-containing protein, whose product MMKRALIVLFVVSMLSMGLSAAEDEAAKTIVETAVEAGDFNTLVAAVEAAGLLDTLNGEGPFTVFAPTDEAFAAVEGLDELDAETLAEILTYHVASGAIMAADALNMATIPTLQGRNLTVEATDEGVLVNNGAKVTTADIFCSNGVIHVIDAVLMPPAEETPIEVDEEAKGTEGASC is encoded by the coding sequence ATGATGAAAAGAGCGTTGATAGTGCTCTTCGTCGTCTCGATGCTGTCGATGGGACTTTCAGCAGCCGAGGATGAAGCAGCAAAGACGATCGTAGAGACTGCTGTAGAGGCCGGGGACTTCAACACCCTGGTGGCTGCAGTGGAGGCCGCAGGACTATTGGATACCCTCAACGGGGAGGGGCCCTTCACCGTCTTCGCCCCCACGGATGAGGCCTTCGCCGCTGTGGAAGGGCTTGACGAGCTCGACGCCGAGACCCTCGCCGAGATCCTCACCTACCACGTCGCCTCCGGCGCCATCATGGCAGCGGACGCCCTCAACATGGCAACGATCCCCACCCTCCAAGGCAGAAACCTCACCGTTGAGGCCACTGACGAGGGTGTGCTGGTCAATAATGGCGCCAAGGTCACGACCGCCGACATCTTCTGCAGCAACGGCGTCATCCACGTCATCGACGCGGTCCTGATGCCTCCCGCGGAGGAGACGCCCATCGAGGTGGATGAAGAGGCGAAGGGGACCGAAGGTGCCTCCTGCTGA